Proteins encoded within one genomic window of Mycolicibacterium aubagnense:
- a CDS encoding sugar phosphate isomerase/epimerase family protein — MRPAIKVGLSTASVYPLRTEAAFEYAARLGYDGVELMVWAEPVSQDIDAIERMSQRWGVPVLSVHAPCLLISQRVWGSNPIPKLERSVRAAEQLSAQTVVVHPPFRWQRRYAEGFADQVAELEASSDVLVAVENMFPFRTDRFFGTGQPSIERMRKRGGTPGPGISAFAPSYDPLDGNHAHYTLDLSHSATAGTDAVDMARRMGNGLVHLHLCDGNGASTDEHLVPGRGSQPTVQICQMLAASEFSGHVILEVTTSAARNNAEREALLVESLEFARRHLLR; from the coding sequence GTGCGTCCCGCCATCAAGGTAGGTCTGTCCACCGCGTCGGTCTATCCATTGCGGACCGAGGCTGCGTTCGAGTACGCCGCCCGCCTGGGCTATGACGGTGTCGAGCTGATGGTGTGGGCTGAGCCCGTCAGTCAGGACATCGACGCCATCGAGCGCATGTCGCAGCGCTGGGGCGTGCCGGTGCTCAGCGTGCATGCGCCGTGTCTGCTGATCTCACAGCGGGTGTGGGGCTCCAACCCCATCCCGAAGCTGGAACGCAGTGTGCGGGCTGCTGAGCAGCTGAGTGCGCAGACGGTCGTCGTGCACCCGCCGTTCCGCTGGCAGCGCCGCTACGCCGAGGGTTTCGCCGACCAGGTCGCCGAGCTCGAGGCGTCCAGTGACGTGCTGGTGGCGGTCGAGAACATGTTCCCCTTCCGGACCGACCGATTCTTCGGCACCGGCCAGCCGTCCATCGAGCGGATGCGCAAGCGCGGCGGGACCCCCGGCCCTGGGATCTCGGCGTTCGCGCCGTCCTACGACCCGCTGGACGGCAATCACGCCCACTACACCCTGGACCTGTCGCATTCGGCCACGGCCGGCACCGACGCCGTCGACATGGCGCGGCGCATGGGCAACGGTCTGGTGCACCTGCATCTGTGCGATGGCAACGGTGCGTCCACCGACGAACACCTGGTGCCGGGGCGCGGCAGCCAGCCGACGGTACAGATTTGTCAGATGCTCGCCGCCAGTGAATTCTCCGGGCACGTGATCCTGGAGGTCACCACGTCGGCGGCACGCAACAACGCCGAGCGCGAGGCGCTGCTCGTCGAGTCGCTCGAATTCGCGCGTCGGCACCTGCTGCGTTGA
- a CDS encoding ABC transporter permease produces the protein MTDSDDFSATRPISVAELLAKNGTIGAPPVGGRRRRRRGNSDAVTVAELTGEIPIIRPETLQGEPAQAADETAPEPVVEPEPVAEAPVEDAVAAVEDEMPSAADEMEPDDTAAHYVVDEQMLHTDLVAPAPVATEAESDYEDHLRRRDVDADPLEFVAPSRKPAFRWSFKPVRGAEEMVPDPVDEDVPAGADIDDDLFALKGAEPVAKLDSGARPLVDDTDAVEAAAAAEALDAAPVRETSRGGRGERYDALFGGFAADEDTRREDVVADHDEAEHVDHDEAEHEESGSALKRGAWVVGQSLLAVAFGAGMFFAFDQLWRWNQIVALMLSMLVILGLVAGIRVIRKDHDLASTLIAILVGGLVTFGPLALLYSA, from the coding sequence ATGACAGATTCAGACGACTTCTCTGCGACGCGACCGATCTCGGTCGCCGAGCTGCTGGCCAAGAACGGCACCATCGGTGCGCCGCCGGTCGGTGGCCGCCGGCGCCGGCGGCGGGGGAACAGCGACGCGGTGACCGTCGCCGAACTGACCGGCGAAATCCCGATCATCCGGCCGGAGACACTGCAGGGAGAGCCGGCTCAGGCCGCGGACGAGACCGCTCCCGAGCCGGTTGTCGAGCCCGAACCGGTGGCCGAGGCCCCGGTTGAGGACGCGGTTGCGGCTGTCGAGGACGAGATGCCGTCGGCGGCCGACGAGATGGAGCCCGACGACACCGCCGCCCACTACGTCGTCGACGAGCAGATGCTGCACACCGACCTCGTCGCCCCCGCGCCCGTGGCGACCGAGGCGGAATCCGATTACGAGGACCACCTACGCCGCCGCGACGTCGATGCCGACCCGCTGGAGTTCGTGGCACCGTCGCGCAAACCGGCTTTCCGCTGGTCGTTCAAGCCGGTCCGCGGGGCCGAAGAGATGGTCCCCGATCCGGTCGACGAGGACGTGCCGGCCGGCGCGGACATCGATGACGATCTGTTCGCGCTCAAAGGCGCCGAGCCCGTCGCCAAGCTCGACAGCGGCGCCCGCCCGCTCGTCGACGACACCGACGCCGTCGAGGCCGCTGCCGCCGCCGAGGCCCTCGATGCGGCACCGGTGCGCGAGACGTCGCGCGGCGGCCGCGGCGAGCGGTATGACGCCCTGTTCGGTGGCTTCGCCGCCGACGAGGACACCCGCCGGGAGGACGTGGTCGCCGACCACGACGAGGCGGAGCACGTCGACCACGACGAGGCGGAGCACGAGGAGTCCGGGTCGGCGCTGAAGCGCGGCGCCTGGGTGGTCGGCCAGAGCCTGCTGGCCGTCGCGTTCGGCGCCGGCATGTTCTTCGCCTTCGATCAGCTGTGGCGCTGGAACCAGATCGTGGCGCTGATGCTGTCGATGCTGGTGATCCTCGGCTTGGTCGCCGGTATTCGGGTGATCCGGAAGGATCATGATCTGGCCAGTACGCTGATCGCGATTCTGGTCGGCGGTCTGGTTACGTTCGGCCCCCTGGCACTGCTCTACTCAGCCTGA
- a CDS encoding Ppx/GppA phosphatase family protein, translated as MRLGVLDVGSNTVHLLVVDARRGGHPTPMSSTKASLRLAEAIDDTGKLTRKGADSLVATVDEFAKIATSSGCAEFMAFATSAVRDATNSEAVLARVRAETGVQLQVLSGVDESRLTFLAVRRWYGWSAGRIINLDIGGGSLELSGGIDEEPDVALSMPLGAGRLTREWLQEDPPGRRRVAVLRDWLDNELSAPAMKVLAAGTPELAVATSKTFRSLARLTGAAPSGAGPRVKRTLTAAGLRQLISFISRMTTADRAELEGVSADRAPQIVAGALVAEATMRALSLDAVDICPWALREGVILRKLDSEADGTDLVETFAGLAPAKGETR; from the coding sequence GTGCGATTGGGCGTCCTCGACGTGGGCAGTAATACCGTTCATCTGTTGGTTGTCGACGCTCGTCGCGGCGGGCATCCGACTCCGATGAGTTCGACCAAGGCCTCGCTGCGCCTGGCCGAGGCCATCGACGACACCGGCAAACTGACCCGGAAGGGCGCCGACAGCCTGGTCGCGACCGTCGACGAGTTCGCCAAGATCGCCACCAGCTCGGGGTGCGCGGAGTTCATGGCGTTCGCCACATCTGCCGTCCGGGACGCCACCAACTCCGAGGCGGTGCTGGCCCGGGTGCGCGCCGAGACCGGCGTCCAGCTGCAGGTTCTTTCCGGGGTCGACGAGTCGCGGCTCACGTTCCTGGCGGTGCGCCGCTGGTACGGCTGGAGCGCGGGCCGGATCATCAACCTCGACATCGGTGGAGGGTCGCTGGAACTGTCGGGCGGCATCGACGAAGAACCCGACGTCGCGCTGTCGATGCCGCTGGGTGCGGGCCGATTGACGCGGGAATGGCTGCAGGAGGATCCGCCGGGACGGCGGCGAGTGGCGGTGCTGCGGGACTGGCTGGACAACGAGCTGTCCGCCCCGGCGATGAAAGTGTTGGCAGCCGGCACGCCGGAGCTGGCGGTGGCGACCTCGAAGACGTTCCGGTCGCTGGCCCGGCTCACCGGTGCGGCGCCGTCGGGTGCGGGACCGCGCGTGAAGCGCACCTTGACCGCCGCTGGCCTCAGACAGCTCATATCTTTCATCTCTAGGATGACCACGGCCGACAGAGCCGAGTTGGAAGGGGTGAGTGCCGACCGCGCGCCACAGATCGTGGCCGGTGCGTTGGTGGCCGAGGCGACCATGCGAGCGCTGTCGCTCGACGCCGTGGACATCTGCCCGTGGGCGTTGCGGGAGGGTGTCATTCTGCGGAAACTCGACAGCGAAGCCGATGGAACCGACTTGGTGGAAACGTTCGCGGGCTTAGCTCCCGCCAAAGGCGAGACACGATGA
- the regX gene encoding two-component sensory transduction protein RegX, which produces MTSVLIVEDEESLADPLAFLLRKEGFEATVVTDGPSALAEFDRAGADIVLLDLMLPGMSGTDVCKQLRSRSGVPVIMVTARDSEIDKVVGLELGADDYVTKPYSARELIARIRAVLRRGGESDDVVGADGVLEAGPVRMDVERHIVSVNGDAITLPLKEFDLLEYLMRNSGRVLTRGQLIDRVWGADYVGDTKTLDVHVKRLRSKIEADPANPVHLVTVRGLGYKLEG; this is translated from the coding sequence ATGACCAGTGTGCTGATCGTGGAGGACGAGGAGTCCCTGGCCGATCCCTTGGCATTCCTGTTGCGCAAGGAAGGTTTCGAGGCCACCGTCGTGACCGATGGTCCGTCGGCGCTGGCCGAGTTCGACCGGGCCGGGGCCGACATCGTGCTCCTGGACCTGATGCTGCCCGGCATGAGTGGCACCGACGTGTGTAAGCAGCTGCGCTCGCGGTCCGGCGTCCCGGTCATCATGGTGACCGCCCGGGACAGCGAGATCGACAAGGTCGTCGGCCTGGAACTGGGCGCCGACGACTACGTCACCAAGCCGTACTCGGCCCGTGAGCTGATCGCCCGGATCCGGGCGGTGTTGCGCCGCGGCGGCGAATCCGACGACGTCGTCGGCGCGGACGGCGTGCTGGAGGCCGGGCCGGTCCGCATGGACGTCGAGCGGCACATCGTGTCGGTCAACGGCGACGCCATCACCCTGCCGCTGAAGGAATTCGACCTGCTCGAGTACCTGATGCGCAACAGCGGGCGCGTGCTGACCCGTGGCCAGCTCATCGACCGGGTGTGGGGCGCCGACTATGTCGGTGACACCAAGACCCTGGACGTCCACGTGAAGCGGCTGCGCTCCAAGATCGAGGCCGACCCGGCCAACCCGGTGCACCTCGTCACCGTCCGTGGGCTGGGCTACAAGCTCGAGGGCTAG
- a CDS encoding sensor histidine kinase translates to MSLSSALPLVAVSALLALAVGIAIGLRWAPRLIERRERRTAEQSGLTVSEMFAHIVSMSPLGMAVVDTYRDVVYTNGLARDLGLVRDRLLDDRAWAAAQRTLATGEDVEFDLSPAKRANPGRSRLAVRGLARQLTEEDGRFAVVYVNDQSEQARMEASRRDFVANVSHELKTPVGAMGLLAEALLASSEDQEMVNRFAEKIVTESTRLANMVGELIELSRLQGAEPLPNLDVVDVDSVVAEVVSRHKVAADNADIAITTDAPRGYQVLGSETLLATALANLVSNAISYSPKGSQVSVSRRRYGDNIEIAVTDRGIGIEKADQERVFERFFRVDKARSRATGGTGLGLAIVKHVAANHNGTIRLWSQPGTGSTFTLSIPAYLDSDDADVDEGDDHSLPSQGGRQNQ, encoded by the coding sequence GTGAGCTTGTCGTCCGCGCTGCCTTTGGTGGCCGTCTCGGCGCTGCTTGCGTTGGCTGTGGGCATCGCGATCGGTTTGCGGTGGGCGCCGCGGTTGATCGAGCGCCGCGAGCGCCGCACCGCGGAGCAGTCCGGCCTCACGGTGTCCGAGATGTTCGCCCACATCGTGTCCATGTCCCCGCTGGGCATGGCGGTGGTCGACACCTACCGCGACGTCGTCTATACCAACGGCCTGGCCAGAGACCTGGGACTGGTGCGTGACCGGCTGCTCGACGACCGGGCCTGGGCGGCCGCGCAGCGGACCCTGGCCACCGGGGAAGACGTCGAGTTCGACCTGTCCCCGGCCAAACGAGCCAACCCGGGCCGTTCCCGACTGGCGGTGCGCGGTCTGGCGCGTCAGCTGACCGAGGAGGACGGCCGTTTCGCGGTGGTCTACGTCAACGACCAGTCCGAACAGGCCCGGATGGAGGCCAGTCGCCGCGACTTCGTCGCCAACGTCAGCCACGAGCTCAAGACGCCGGTCGGCGCCATGGGGCTGCTGGCCGAGGCGCTGCTGGCGTCGTCCGAGGACCAGGAGATGGTCAACCGGTTCGCCGAGAAGATCGTCACCGAGTCCACCCGGCTGGCCAACATGGTCGGTGAACTGATCGAACTGTCCCGGCTGCAGGGCGCCGAGCCGTTGCCGAATCTCGATGTCGTCGACGTGGATTCGGTTGTCGCCGAAGTGGTTTCCCGGCACAAGGTGGCTGCCGACAACGCCGACATCGCGATCACCACCGATGCGCCCCGCGGCTACCAGGTGCTGGGCAGCGAGACCCTGCTCGCGACCGCGCTCGCGAACCTGGTGTCCAACGCAATCTCTTACTCGCCCAAGGGTTCTCAGGTGTCGGTCAGTCGGCGCCGGTACGGCGACAACATCGAGATCGCGGTGACCGACCGCGGCATCGGCATCGAAAAAGCCGACCAGGAGCGGGTTTTCGAACGATTCTTCCGCGTCGACAAGGCGCGGTCCCGGGCCACCGGCGGCACCGGGCTGGGGTTGGCCATCGTCAAACACGTGGCGGCCAACCACAACGGAACCATCCGGCTGTGGAGTCAGCCGGGCACCGGATCGACGTTCACGCTGTCGATTCCGGCCTATCTCGATTCGGACGACGCAGATGTCGACGAGGGAGATGACCACTCATTGCCATCACAAGGAGGGCGACAGAACCAATGA
- a CDS encoding phosphoglyceromutase: protein MPTLILLRHGESQWNEKNLFTGWVDVDLTDKGRAEAVRGGQLLVEQGVLPDVLYTSLLRRAITTANLALDAADRHWIPVQRDWRLNERHYGALQGLDKAETLAKYGQDQFMSWRRSYDTPPPPIEKGSTYSQDGDVRYAGIDAPLTECLADVVKRLVPYFEQTIAADLKAGKTVLVAAHGNSLRALVKYLDGMSDDEITGLNIPTGIPLKYELDENLKPTVPGGEYLDPEAAAAGAAAVAAQGAKKN, encoded by the coding sequence ATGCCGACCTTGATCCTGCTGCGTCATGGCGAAAGCCAGTGGAACGAGAAGAATCTGTTCACCGGTTGGGTCGACGTCGATCTCACCGACAAGGGCCGGGCCGAAGCCGTTCGCGGCGGACAGCTGCTGGTCGAGCAGGGTGTGCTGCCGGATGTGCTGTACACGTCGCTGCTGCGCCGCGCGATCACCACCGCCAACCTGGCGCTGGACGCTGCCGACCGGCACTGGATTCCCGTGCAGCGCGACTGGCGCCTCAACGAACGCCACTACGGCGCGCTGCAGGGCCTCGACAAGGCCGAGACCCTGGCCAAGTACGGCCAGGACCAGTTCATGTCGTGGCGCCGCAGCTACGACACCCCGCCGCCGCCCATCGAAAAGGGCAGCACCTACAGCCAGGACGGCGACGTGCGGTACGCCGGCATCGACGCGCCGCTGACCGAATGCCTCGCCGACGTCGTCAAACGGCTCGTGCCCTACTTCGAGCAGACCATCGCGGCCGACCTCAAAGCCGGCAAGACGGTACTGGTCGCCGCGCATGGCAACTCGCTGCGCGCCCTGGTCAAGTACCTGGATGGCATGTCCGACGATGAGATCACGGGCCTGAACATCCCGACGGGCATCCCGCTGAAGTACGAGCTGGACGAAAATCTGAAGCCGACCGTGCCCGGTGGTGAGTACCTCGACCCCGAGGCGGCCGCCGCTGGTGCTGCCGCGGTCGCCGCGCAGGGTGCGAAAAAGAACTGA
- a CDS encoding type III secretion system chaperone family protein — protein sequence MTTPDAVTKLIEETLRTHELEFSHHDGGVGGRPGIVVALPGERRLVTNTLLSIGEHGVRLEAFVCRKPDENFEGVYKYLLRRNRRLYGMAYTLDNIGDIYLVGRMSLHAVTADEIDRLLGQVIEAVDFDFNTLLELGFRSSIEKEWKWRLSRGESLKNLQAFEHLRPE from the coding sequence GTGACAACGCCGGACGCGGTGACAAAGCTGATCGAAGAGACCCTGCGCACGCACGAACTCGAGTTCTCCCATCACGACGGGGGAGTGGGTGGGCGCCCGGGGATCGTGGTGGCGCTGCCGGGTGAACGCCGCCTGGTCACCAACACGCTGCTGAGCATCGGTGAGCACGGAGTGCGCCTGGAGGCGTTCGTCTGCCGCAAGCCCGACGAGAACTTCGAGGGCGTCTACAAGTACCTGTTGCGCCGCAACCGGCGGCTGTACGGCATGGCGTACACGCTGGACAACATCGGCGACATCTACCTGGTGGGCCGGATGTCGTTGCACGCGGTGACCGCCGACGAGATCGACCGGCTGCTGGGCCAGGTGATCGAGGCCGTCGACTTCGACTTCAACACGCTGCTGGAGTTGGGCTTCCGCTCGTCGATCGAGAAGGAGTGGAAGTGGCGGCTTTCCCGCGGGGAGTCGCTGAAGAACCTGCAGGCGTTCGAGCACCTGCGCCCTGAGTAG
- the mshA gene encoding D-inositol-3-phosphate glycosyltransferase produces the protein MEGVRVAVLSVHTSPLAQPGTGDAGGMNVYVLQSALELARRGVEVEIFTRATSSTDAPVVLVAPGVLVRNVVAGPFEGLDKYDLPTQLCAFTAGVLRVEANHEPGYFDIVHSHYWLSGQVGWLASDRWAVPLVHTAHTLAAVKNLSLAEGDTPEPALRAVGEQQVVDAADRLIVNTEDEAQQLVSLHHADPARIDVVYPGVDLETFTPGDKAEARAALGLSQSEQVVAFVGRIQPLKAPDVLLRAAAKLPDVRVVVAGGPSGSGLAVPDGLVSLAAELGITDRVTFLPPQSRDQLVNVYRAADLVAVPSYSESFGLVAVEAQACGTPVVAAAVGGLPVAVRDGVSGVLVAGHDPGDWANAIGRTLELGPESLREGALQHAATFSWAHTVDALLAGYTRAIADYHGRRPRRDAAPRRSRRFMMRRGVRA, from the coding sequence CCGCGGGGTCGAGGTGGAAATCTTCACCCGGGCCACGTCGTCGACCGATGCCCCGGTGGTGCTGGTGGCACCCGGTGTGCTGGTGCGCAACGTGGTCGCCGGTCCGTTCGAGGGGCTGGACAAGTACGACCTGCCGACGCAGCTGTGTGCGTTCACCGCGGGCGTCCTGCGCGTCGAGGCCAACCATGAGCCGGGGTACTTCGACATCGTGCATTCGCACTACTGGCTTTCCGGCCAGGTGGGCTGGCTGGCATCGGATCGCTGGGCGGTGCCATTGGTGCACACCGCGCACACGCTGGCCGCCGTGAAGAACCTCTCGCTGGCCGAAGGTGACACCCCGGAGCCCGCGCTGCGCGCGGTCGGTGAGCAGCAGGTGGTCGACGCCGCCGACCGGCTCATCGTCAACACCGAAGACGAAGCGCAGCAACTGGTTTCGCTGCACCATGCGGACCCGGCCCGCATCGACGTGGTCTACCCGGGCGTCGACCTGGAGACCTTCACGCCTGGGGACAAGGCAGAAGCCCGTGCCGCACTGGGACTTTCGCAGAGCGAGCAGGTGGTGGCCTTCGTGGGCCGCATCCAGCCGCTGAAGGCGCCCGACGTGCTGTTGCGTGCGGCCGCCAAGCTGCCCGACGTGCGCGTCGTCGTCGCGGGTGGCCCGTCGGGCAGTGGCCTGGCCGTGCCCGACGGCCTGGTTTCCCTGGCCGCGGAACTGGGTATCACCGACCGGGTGACGTTCCTGCCGCCGCAGTCCCGCGACCAACTCGTGAATGTCTACCGCGCCGCGGATCTGGTTGCGGTGCCGAGCTATTCGGAATCGTTCGGCCTGGTCGCGGTCGAGGCGCAGGCCTGCGGTACGCCGGTGGTGGCCGCCGCGGTCGGTGGGTTGCCCGTCGCGGTGCGCGACGGCGTGAGCGGTGTGCTGGTCGCCGGCCACGATCCCGGCGACTGGGCCAACGCCATCGGGCGAACGCTGGAGCTGGGTCCGGAGTCGTTGCGCGAGGGCGCTTTACAGCACGCCGCGACATTCTCGTGGGCGCATACCGTCGACGCGCTGCTGGCCGGCTACACGCGGGCGATCGCCGACTACCACGGGCGGCGGCCGCGACGCGACGCCGCGCCACGCCGCAGCCGCCGGTTCATGATGCGGCGGGGAGTGCGCGCGTGA